tgtgtatgtaaacttctgacccactgcggatgtgatgaaagaaataaaagctcaaataaatcattctctctactattattctgacatttcacattcttaaaatagagtggtgatcctaacggacctaagacagggaatttttactaggattaaatgtaagtaattgtgaaaaactgagtttaaatgtatttggctaaggtgtatgtaaacttccgacttcagctgtacgtatttagaccctttactcagtactttgttgaagcacctttggcagcgattacagccttgagtcttcttgggtatggctctagaaacttggcacacctgtatttggggagtttctcccattcttctcaacagatcctctcaagctctgtcaggttgcaaatgtattaaaaatacaaactaaaataccttatttacttgaGTATTCCAACTCTTtactatgaaactcgaaattgagctcaggtgcatcctgtttccattgaccgtccttgatatgtttctacaacttgattggagtccacctgtggtaaattcaattgatctgacatgattttgaaatgcacacacctgtttatataaggtcccacagttgacagtacgtcagagcaaaaatcaagtcATAAGGTAAAAGGAtgtgtccgtagagctccgagacaagattgaaggtccccaagaacagagtggcctccatcattcttttttttttacagtatttttattggaatttcacaattttcacccatattaaagagatacaacaacagagagaaggcaaaaaataataataataataaaaaaatacggCACCCGCCTACACATATCTgcgcatacatatatatatatatatacacatatacctatacacacatacgcacaccacTTTCCTATCCCCGCTTCTCTCACCCTATCCCCATCATTGCGTCtctcaatacatacattttaaacaaacttacaaacagAGATTAAACAAAAAAGCTCGGTTTAAACTAAGAAGTTAGGTTCCACACATGGAACATACAGTGTAGTTCTGAATACATAGATCACCACCATTCTAAGAGAATCCTTGCAGCATAATAGCTGATACCTCAGGTTCTAGGTCATTTAGATAGGGTTCCCACACTTTGTAGAACTGATCTGTTTTAGAATGCAATGTACATGTCAGATATTCCAGAGGCACCCATTCAAAAAGTATCTTATGCCAatctttaatagaaggaaccttatCACTAATCCACCGTAAAAGGATGTTTTTCCTTGCAGCAAAGGTAAGGATGTTATAAAGCCTCCTCTTACTCACAGAAGTAACATGCCTACTAGGGAGACCCAACAGTAAAGAAACTGGGTCCAATTCTAGATCAACCCCTAGGATTTTTTCAATTTCTTGCAGAACACCAGACCAGTATCTTTGTATTTTGGTACATGACCATAAACAATGTGTTAGGGTGCCTGTATCAGTTTTGCATTTAAgacactgaggagaagaggaagaggggctaaAGGCATGTCTGCGATTTGGGGATATATGCAATCGGTGTATTATTCTTAATTGGATTGCTCTAGTACGATTACATATAGATATTGTTTTTGCATATCTCCAAATGTCCTCCCACATCTCTTCGTCAATAGTCACAGACAATTCTTTCTCCCACACTTGTTTCACCCTCTGTGTATCGACAGCAGGAAAGGACCTTAAAGCATCATAAAACAgacttacagacattttcctttgTGGAAAGAAAAGCATTCTCTcaatgacagacatatcagggttaccaaTTAAGGTGGTGCTCTTCACAATATAATGTCTTACTTGTAGGAAGCGGAAAAAGTCCTGCTTTGGGAGTCGGTATTTCTCCACCATCTGCTCAAATGACAATAGAATCTTATCAGCAAATAAGTCATTTAGTCTGCGTATGCCCTTATTAAGCCAAGAGTTAAAGCCAGCATCCAGCAATCCTGGACCAAAATCTGGGTTGTTAAGAATTGGGGTAAGAGCAGAGGTCAGTTTGGACCTTCCCAGGAAGCGCCGAACTGACCTCCACACCTTGAGTGTGTTAAGTGTAATAGGATTATTGCAGTGATCTTCTACAGACTTGAAActtctgaaaaataaaagatcctgtaaggggtattttgaaagagaagtctcaatgtctaaccaaatagaggagtcatcgtttgtgatccaatcagaaatataacataggtgggcacaccactgatagaacctgatattgggcagatccaagccccccatagaacttggcagctgcaatattgccatcttaagccttggcttgcgtttactccatatgaaggaacttagccatccatttacatcctttattaccttattggagagtaatactgggatcatttggattgggtaaagtagtctaggtaaaatgttcattttcaagagggatattctacccaaccaagaaatcgggagagagttccagcgctccagatcctgtcttactgtatcaaacaagggaacaaaattggctttgtacatttgctggaatttaggagttacaaatatacccagatacgtaaagcctgagggagaccatttaaaagggaaggggggagaagtattaggtacagagtgaaggctaccaagtggcatagcctctgatttagttaagttaatcttgtagcctgagaattcgctgaataattgaataatattaataagagatgtagttgaggtctCGGGATTAGAGATGAATATCAGgacatcatcagcatacaagcTTATTTTATGGTGAACATCACCAATGAGCAGCCCCTGTATAGCAGGCGTTACCCTGATGGCCTCAGCCAGTGGTTCCATAGCGAGTGCAAATAGGAGGGGGGACAAAGggcagccctgtctggtacctctgtatatagagaagctatttgaccttagcccattagtaaggacagcagcctgaggatcctcatataaaactttcacccattttataaagttgtcccctagaccaaatttatttagagcaaagagtaggtaagaccactccacacgatcaaatgctttctcagcatctagggagagcacaagaccatccctagcactttgttggtaggcttgaattacattaagaagccgcctgacattgttgcacgacttacggcccttaatgaagccagtttggtctcctttcacaattagtggcagtgagtcctctaatcttgtggctagaattttagaaagtaattttctatccacattcagaagggagcctccatcattcttaaatggacgaagtttggaaccaccaagactcttcttagagctggccgcccagccaaactgagcaatcggaggagaagcgccttggtcagagagctgaccaagaacccgatggtcacactgacagagctctaaagttcctctggggagatgggagaaccttccagaaagacaaccatctctgcagcactccaccaatcaggcctttattgtagattggccagacaaaagccactcctcagtaaaaggcacataacagcctgcttggagtttgccaaaaggcacctaaagactctcagaccatgagaaaccaagattaaactctttggcctgaatgccaagggtcaTGTCTAGAGGAAACTTGGCTCCATcactaaggtgaagcatggtggtggcagcagcatcatgctgtgggaatgtttctcagcggcagggactgggagactactcaggaggaggcaaagatgaatggaacaaagtacagagagatccttgatgaaaacctgctcaggacctcggactgaggtgaatgttcaccttccaacaggacacagCCACGACAACTCAgaagtggcttctggacaagtctctgaatgtacttgagtggcctagccagagcccggacttgaacccaatcgaacatttctggagagacctgaaaatactgtaatatcttatgtttcacagagacttggctgaacgacgacatggataatatggagctggctggcttctccgtgtttcggcaggacagagcagctacgtctggtaagacaagggacaggggtgtgtgtctatttgccaataactgctggtgcgcgatgtctaatattaataagaagtcttgaggtattgctcgccttaGGTAGAATACCTACCTAacgaatatgtgggaactccttcaagactgttggaaaagcattccaggtgaagctagttgagagaatgccaagagtgtgcaaagctgtcatcaaggcaaagggtggctactttgaagaatatcaaatatattttgatttaagtTTTTTgctttctacatgattccatatgtgttatttcatagttttgttgtcttcactattattctacaatgtaaaaaaaatttaaaattaaagaaaactcttgaatgagtaggtgtgtccaaacttttgactggtactgtaagtattcagaccctttactcggtactttgttgaagcacctttggcagcgattacagcctcgagtcttcttgggtatgacgctacaagcttggcacacctgtatttggggagtttcccattcttctctgcagatcctctcaatctctgtcaggttggatggggagcgtcgctgcacagctattttcaggtctctagagATTTTCAATCGCGTTCAAGgactctggcttggccactcaaggacaatcagagacttgtcccaaagccactcctgcattgtcttggctttgtgcttagggtgGTTGTCCAGTTGGAacttgaaccttcgccccagtctgaggtcctgagcgctctggagcaattttcatcaaggatcaccctgtactttgctccgttcatctatccctcaatcctgactagtttcccagtccctgccgctgaaaaacatccccacagtcagatgctgtcaccactgtgcttcactgtagggatggtgctaggtttcctccagacgttgcgcttggcattcaggccaaagagttcaatcttggtttcatcaaaccagataaTCGTGTTTCTCAGGGTCTGAGCATCCTTTAATGAggtgtggcttccgtctagccactctaccataaaggcctgattggtggtgctgcagagatggttgtccttctgaaaggttctcccatctccacagaggaactctggagctctgtcagagtgaccatcacgttcttggtcacctccctgaccacggCCCTtatcccacgattgctcagtttcggGCTGCCAGCAATAGTAtgaggtggttccaaacttcgtcCATTATTGGTGTCCATTTaagaacttcaatgctgcagaaatgttttggtacccttcccaagatctgtgcctcaacacaatcctgtcatggagctctactgacaattccttcgacctcatggcttggtttttgctctgacatgcactgtcaactgtggaaccttatatagacaggtgtatgcctttccaaatcatgtccaatcaattgaatttaccacaggtggactccaatcaaattgtagaaacatctcaaggatgatcaatggaaacaggatgcacctgagctcaattttgagtctcatagaaaaggttctgaatacttttgtaaataagatatttcagattttttttttgaaacaaatctaaaaacatgtttttgctttgtcattatggggtattgtgtgtagattgatgaagatttattttatttaatcaattttagagtaaggctgtaacataacaaaatgtgaaaaagggaAGTAGTCtcaatactttcccaatgcactgtatatcattaATGTATATGTCCAAAAAATGTAAATGATGGATTCTAGCTTTAAGGAAGGGCTTCAGTAGACGTTAAATCCATCTGACCCTGAAACCAAATGCCAATGTCATCTCATCTTTGACTTTGCTCTGTGATGTGGTCTCTTCTGCAGGGCAGGGGCATGTCCaggctgtgtgtggtgtgtgggggcTCCAGGGGCATTGGCAGGGCTGTATCAAGGCTGCTGGCAGAGGGAGGCTGCAGGGTTGCTGTGGTGTCCAGGAACCAGGATGCTGCTCAGGCCACTGTGGTGTCCCTCGCTGGAGGTACAGTATTATACCTGCAGGGGTGTCATGCACCTCTTAGTTGGGCTCTGCTGTTCACATTTTCAATGTCTAACCCAGCGTTTCCCAAGTTGGGGGTCACGACCGCATGTGGGGTTGCCTAATTAAAAAATGTGTAGCAAGAGAATTACGCTTGGTTCATAGAACCGGGGTTACGTCGGTAACCTCCGGTAGCCGCTAGATGCGGTTGACATAAACAGCACGTTTTCTGTTTTCTTCCAACAAATGTCTTACTATCTTTTGAACCATTTAAGCTGcaaaatataatgaccccatcaATGAAAGATAAGACTCTCAGGAACACCAGAGTGGACAGGGCCAGGCACTAAATACGACTGGGGGGGAAATAAGGTACAGGCTAGTTTTTCTAACACAGAACATCATACAAAATTATTGACTGATGATCTACTGAACTTCCGTCAATTCTgtcacttcaaaccatacttCCTTCAGATTGAAATACTGTGAAAAGTACTGTCAGAATGATTTGTAATAAACTGTCATAGCCCCATTTCAAAAAGTTAACATTGGCCGTTGATTACATAACTTATTTTTACATGGTGGGGTGGGGtcgcacatttttttaaatatcaaaaTGGGGTCATGGGCCAAAAAGGTTTGGGAACCCCTATTCTAACCAGATGATTAGGCTTGTGCCACATTCACTTATGTTGTTTATTAGGCCTAAACACAGTTGTAGTTTTCGGTTGAACCAATCTCTCGTTTTCTAGCTGACCATGTGGCCTTTAGTTGTGACGTCTCCAGAGGAGAGGAAGTTCAGAAGATATTTGAGACGATCCAGAAGACCTGTGGAAACATCTCATACCTGGTCAATGCAGCTGGTATCAacaggtgtgtgcgtgtgaaaTACTTGCATGAATCAGTACTCGTACAGGTTAGTTTCATACCTTCAGAACTCCAATGATCACCTATGCAGGTGAGTTTGCATGTGTATAAAAAAATAACTCATCCATCTCCTGTGTATGTGTTCAGGGATGGTCTGTTGCTGAGGACCAGGCCCGAGGACATGGTGGCTCTGCTTCATACCAACCTACTGGGGAGCATGTTGACATGCAAGGCAGCACTACGGAGCATGCTCCACACCCAGGGAGGGGCCATTGTCAACATAGGTACTGTtactgtacagtgcctttggaaagtattcggaccccttgaatttttgttacgttacagccttattctaaaattgattaaatagataaATAATCCTcagcagtctacacacaataccccataatgacaaagcaaaaacaggattttagaaatgcCATATTTACGtatgtattcacaccctttactatgagactcaggtgcatcctgtttccagtgatcatccttgagatgcttctacagCTTGagtggagtccacttgtggtgaattcaattgattggacatgatttggaaaggcacacacttgtctatataaggtcacacagttgacagtgcatgtcatagcaaaaaccaagctatgaggtcgaaggaattgtccgtagagctccaacataggattgtgtcgaggcacagatctggggaaggttaccaaagcatttctgcagctttgaaggtccccaagaccacagtggcctccatcgttcttaaatggaagaagtttggaatcaccaagactggctgcccgaccaaactgagcaatcgggagagaagagccttggtcagggagctgaccaagaacccgatggtcactctgacagagctctagagttcctctttggagatgggagaaccttccaaaaggacaaccatctctgcagcactccaccaatcaggcctttatggtagagtggccactcctcagtaaaagacacatgacagcccacttggagtttgccaaaaggcatctaaagactgAATGCCATACGCCACGTCTGGaagaacctggcaccatccctacgttgaagcatggtggtggcagaatcatactGTGGAGATGTTTATCAGagtcagggactgggaaactagtcaggatcaaagCAAATATGAACgccgcaaagtacagagagatccttgatgaaaacttgctccagagcgctcaggacctcagactggggcgaaggttcaccttccaacaggacaaggaccctaagcacacagccaagacaactcaggagtggcttcgggacaagtctctgattgtccttgagtggacTTGGACCCgattgaacatttctggagagacctgaaaatagctgcgcagcaatgcctcccatccaacctgacagagcttgagaggatctgcagagaagaatgggagaaactccccaaatacaggtgtgccaagattgtagcttcatactcaagaagacctgccaaaggtgcttcaacaaagtactgagtaaagggtctgaatacttgtgcaaatgtgatatttccgttttttctttttaaatatacatttgcaaacatttctaaaaacctgtttttgctttgtcattatggggtattgtgtgtagattgatgaagggaaaaaactatttaatatattttagaataaggctgtaacttaacaaaatgtggaaaaagtcaaggggtctgaatactttctgaatgcaccatATGTCCAGCCCCTTCACACTACTGAGTtactaacctaacgtagcagacgTAGAAGAAAGCGCCTGAGCGGAGTTCCTACATCTGGTTTTCAGCGGAAAAggaagctaggttgaatttgcTGTATCCCTGAAAACCAGATACATCCAGTTATTGGCAACTCCGCTCAGGGTGCTATGATACTAGATGCATTCTATGTTGCCATTTGGCCACAAGGTGGTGGTTGTGGTCCAGGGAATAAACATAATCTATCACTTCACTTTACATTGAGTTAGCCAAATCACTGTGCTCATGGTTGTGATCTGTGTGTACTGTAGGCTCTGTGGTGGGGTTGAAGGGGAAcgcaggtcagtgtgtgtacagCGCCAGTAAAGCAGGTCTGGAGGGCTTCACTCGCTCCCTGGCCAAGGAGGTGGCCTCGCGCAATGTCAGAGTTAACCTCCTGGCTCCAGGTATGGAGCTGTCTCTTCCTCTTTTCTttactgctcctctctctctttcatctattGTCTGCTTATTCTCCTCAACTTCTCTCCTGTCTTGTCCTAGCCTTTGTACTCCTGTGTATGCTTCAGCCATCTCCTTCAtcattgtcatgctaaaataGAAGGACTTGTAATGTACCTAGGATATTGGTTTCCAATGTCCTCTCAGCTCGAATTCAGTTTTCTCCTGATGCTGACCCCCCTTATCTTTTCTCCTTTCTCCTAGGTTTCATCCGGACAGACATGACAGTGGGgctgagggaaggggagggggtgCGGACCATCCCCCTGGGGAGGTTTGGGGAGCCTGAGGAGGTGGCCAAGGCTGTTCTTTTCCTCCTGGAGTCTCCCTACATCACAGGACAGGTGCTGGTGGTGGACGGAGGGCTGCAGCTGGCCATGTAGGGAGGCCCTCGACCCCTCTATATACACCTGGTGCCCACTATACCTCCTAACACTGTCAGCTGGGTGATTTAGAGACTCTCAGCCTGTCTCTCGGATGAGAATTACAATGGAGAGGTCTGTGTTTTCCAGTGTATGTATGTTTCAGCTTAGGATGGGCTGGGTTCATGCATAGGAAAGggataaatatatgttttttatctatactgaacaaaaatatacacgcAACATGTAgttttggttccatgtttcacgagctgagatcccagaaatgttcaatttgcacaaaaacgtatttctctcagaTGTTGTGTGGGCTTGACCTTGTAATAAGTCAGGGCCATAGATATGTATACCTGAGTATGGTTCATGTAATACTGTTGCCCCTATCGGTACACAGCTGAGTCACAGGGTACTGCTCCACATAGCTCAGAGGGGGTGTGTCTTTATGTGAGTGACAGTTTTTCATGGCTAACACTGCTGACTCCACTGTGTCTGACTCAGTCTGGCCCTCCACGCTCCTGAGGCCTTAACTTTGATCAGCAGATTTAATGCTATTACTCTTTCCATGACTTCTAGGCACCTAGTGCTGACCAAAGCTCTCATGTTTCACTCTCCCACTCCCCTGGGGGACCGCGACACAGCGCAGGCCCCAACCGCTGCCCCCCCCTTGAGCCCAGCCCTGGAGGGGCCCAGAGAGGGGGTATGGATGGGGTCTGACTGCCTGCCTAGTGCCTACAGCTGGAGGGGATTTTTAGCCCATGGAATGTTTTGAGGGTCCAGTTACAGCTCAGGATCGGTGGTGCAAATGGATGGGGTCAGAGGTGACTGTCATGCTCAGTGTGGAGATTTGAAATGCTGTGATCTCATCTGTTATTTCCTCCAGTGGAGAGACATTTCACCTCACTGGAGTGTGCTGCCCagtcccctcacacacaggttgcTCAACAGTCACATATATTTACACGTCATTAGAAGCTTTCATGGATCTGGGGCATCTGCACTCATCTGCTGTCTATCATGTGACCTAAGATCAAGGTGGAAACAATGTAAACTAGGGATCAAGGTCAAATCTGATAAGAATTCTCAATAAACAATGGCATTTCCCCTGTGATGGATGATATGGCTGCTTGGTAAGTTTTTGTATGGAATTGATTTGAGCAGTCTCCTACTGTCTCCTCACTCAACATAAACACAGTACCTCTAGACACTTAGATTTTTTTATTATCTTTCATAAACTAATGTAATATCATGAGAACATTCCATATACAGGCATTGAAATCAAAAAGGTGTCCTATATGTTTGTGTGACTGATCACAGTAATGGCAGGATGAAACATGCTGTGAACAGATACAGCAAAAGAAGCCTATTTAATAATGCAGTAGTGAGAGAAAATATATCATTACTTATTTCAATACAATTCTGTGTATATCTTTCCCTTAACAGCTTTGctataattaataataatagtcATTTGGTATAAGTTCCTCATAAAAACATGGACAGATATTGTGATTGAAATAGGCCCAAGTGATCTTTTAATTAAGGCAATATATATTGTTTCAAAAAGTGTGATATTTTAATACAGACAGGATTATGTTTTGTCATTGAAcatttgagagagaaaaaatcACTAATATAATTTATGTCAAGTTTCTTGGGAAAGTTTTCTCATACAAAAATAAAGCAGACAATCTGTGGTGTGTGATCAATCAACTGAAGCCATTATTAGGACTGTCTGTGAAGATTTTAAACTTCAAAAATAAACCAAAGAAAATAACTGATCTACAAAATCAATCATAACCATCATTTTCCTCAACACCATCATCATTTCATCATCAACATTGTCAATTTCTTCTTTGTCATCTACAGTGAATTCTATTCCAAAAACTTGCTTTCCTCTGTCCTTGACTTCCACTCACGGATCACACAGTTTACAAGCGTTGAAGTGACTGTTGTCACTGGGCTGAGACTGATCACCTGGGCCTCCTGGCCCAGGATAACCCCTCTTCCtgtccctgttacagtcaaccttCACACACCAGTACCTCCTAGCCAGTCATGGCCCTCTATCCATCAATCAATCACTGAAGTTACCATGGTAATGGTGAGAGCTCTCAACAGTGTCCGAGTCATTCAGCCAACATTCTCTTTTTCACAACTCATCTAGTCACTAAATAGTTTGAACTTTCAAGGTCATTTGACCTgacaaaaaaacaagaaaaaaagtaTGTAAGAAAAAAGTAAGTCCTTGTGCAATATCGATGGTATTTGTGCTAAATGTTGAACCTGACAATGCTGATATCTATGGTATTGTGCTATTAATGACTAAAACCAGACACTGTTTATATCCATGTTGTGCTATATTACCAAGACTATGCTGTGATAACCATATAAAAGAACAACTTTGTGTTTTGCGGTCTCTCTTTCGTCTCTCAACAGTCCAGGGAAACATGACGTGCGGCTCCCATGCTTTGGACTTTCCATTGCGTCCAAAGTCTGTCCCGTTTCTACATATCTCTACCCCTATAATTTGGTGCCTTTGTTGGGGGAGTATTTCATAAGTAAGGCATCAATTTATATAGAGCATTACAAATGGCACCATTGTCACATGCATAATAACACTACTTTAgactttaaaatatatatattttttgcaaagaGTTCATGTGAGATATCTTAGGCACTTAAGAGGTGTGTGGTTATGGTAGAGTTACTTTGAGAACTAATTTACCAACATTCAAGTCttcttcagttccaccacccattATCAGAAATTTgtgaacaatatttttttttaatggaccACAGAATTGCAAACTAACTTCAATGGCCACCAAGGGTAGATTCCTCTGGTTCCTATGGTAGTTCCTATTCCTATGGTTGATCAAATGGAACCatctttttattacattttttatttaacctttatttgactaggcaagtcagttaagaacaaatgtttgggttaactgccttgttctggggcagaacgacagatttttaccttgtcagctcggggattcgatctagaaacctttcggttactagcccaacgctctaaacactaggctacctgccaccccatctgATCCTAAGTTGGGATCCATGTTTCATTGACACTGAGATATTATGGGGTGTCACATTGCCCGTCATCCATCTTCCAAAATAGTATCTGTGGCATTGTCATAATACGCCTCGGATGGAGGGGGTTACATTTACCCCTATATGTCTGGGGAGAACGGGGGAGAATGGGGGTTGGTGCTTGTAGCACTGGGGGTTAGTTTTAAGGCATTAGGGGGTTGAGTGGGGTGTTTGAACCCCGCTGGTCTCTACAGGTCATCACTCTCCACCAGGCCTCCCGGCTGCAGGGGGCTGGAGTCAGGGAAGAAGGCTGCCTTCACGTCCAGTCCTCTCTCTGTCAGCGCTGCATAGCGAC
This genomic interval from Salvelinus alpinus chromosome 6, SLU_Salpinus.1, whole genome shotgun sequence contains the following:
- the LOC139578557 gene encoding carbonyl reductase family member 4-like, with amino-acid sequence MSRLCVVCGGSRGIGRAVSRLLAEGGCRVAVVSRNQDAAQATVVSLAGADHVAFSCDVSRGEEVQKIFETIQKTCGNISYLVNAAGINRDGLLLRTRPEDMVALLHTNLLGSMLTCKAALRSMLHTQGGAIVNIGSVVGLKGNAGQCVYSASKAGLEGFTRSLAKEVASRNVRVNLLAPGFIRTDMTVGLREGEGVRTIPLGRFGEPEEVAKAVLFLLESPYITGQVLVVDGGLQLAM